Proteins encoded in a region of the Vicia villosa cultivar HV-30 ecotype Madison, WI linkage group LG5, Vvil1.0, whole genome shotgun sequence genome:
- the LOC131607660 gene encoding putative ubiquitin-conjugating enzyme E2 38 — MMEKKSTFDLVSDDSDHRFRHHKFHKNCFTASNSFACRRIMNEWKLLAKDLPDSIHVQVYEHRIDLLRAAIVGSPGTPYQDGLFFFDIAFPTDYPFKPPKIHYISFGYQLNPNLYPSGTVCLGLPNTWKADKLMSWTPAITILTVLLSIQAIVLNEKPLFNNPTYSLSDYSLMESKARAYNASVFVLTCYSSVCLIQKPPKNFEEFVIEHFRERGHAILDACKEYANGRVRAGHYGYDNMAVVKVTESFQASLQIAYRNMYKKFLECGASLENFVEELEVKVKVPEQGKRSNGGNEILAKAMGKSKQALGWKKNKKNST, encoded by the coding sequence ATGATGGAAAAGAAGAGCACATTCGACTTGGTTTCAGACGATTCAGATCACCGATTCCGCCACCACAAATTCCACAAAaactgcttcacagcttcaaatAGCTTTGCATGCAGAAGAATCATGAATGAATGGAAACTCCTTGCAAAAGACCTCCCAGATTCCATCCACGTTCAAGTCTACGAACACCGCATCGATTTACTCCGCGCCGCCATCGTCGGCTCCCCCGGTACACCTTACCAAGACGGTCTCTTCTTCTTTGACATCGCATTCCCTACAGATTACCCATTCAAACCACCAAAGATCCATTACATCTCATTCGGGTACCAACTCAACCCGAATCTCTACCCTTCTGGGACTGTCTGTTTAGGCCTTCCCAACACATGGAAGGCAGATAAACTCATGAGCTGGACCCCAGCTATAACTATACTTACAGTTTTACTTTCTATTCAAGCAATTGTTCTTAATGAGAAGCCACTCTTTAACAATCCTACCTACAGTCTTTCAGATTATTCTCTTATGGAATCCAAGGCACGTGCTTACAATGCATCCGTTTTTGTTCTCACGTGCTACTCCTCGGTTTGCCTTATTCAGAAACCACCTAAGAACTTCGAGGAGTTCGTTATAGAACACTTTCGCGAACGAGGCCATGCTATTCTAGACGCGTGTAAAGAGTACGCGAATGGGCGCGTGAGAGCTGGACATTACGGTTACGATAACATGGCGGTTGTTAAAGTTACGGAGTCTTTTCAGGCGTCGCTACAAATTGCTTACCGGAATATGTATAAGAAGTTTCTAGAATGTGGTGCTTCATTGGAGAATTTTGTTGAAGAGTTGGAGGTAAAAGTAAAAGTACCTGAACAAGGCAAGAGATCCAACGGTGGAAATGAAATTCTTGCGAAAGCTATGGGGAAGAGCAAACAAGCTTTGGGatggaagaagaacaagaagaacaGTACTTAA